The following coding sequences are from one Primulina eburnea isolate SZY01 chromosome 15, ASM2296580v1, whole genome shotgun sequence window:
- the LOC140815642 gene encoding uncharacterized protein: protein MNYQNFHFFNSASSSSSDEFDSHVQDQFESINETENLLGSLATNNTILAASYAEQHEVEVKHGGSIPGHIVIPRDRELADRNLFNDYFADNPRYNEAMFRRRFRMSRGLFFRIVEAVKNHDRYFIQRVDGLGRLGLSTNQKITAAMRMLAYGTPADAADEYIKIGESTTIQCLQRFCRDIVEVFAERYLRSPTSIDIDRLLHIGEKRGFPGMLGSLDCMHWRWKNCPTAWAGQYAGRSGSPTIILEAVADYDLWIWHAFFGMPGSNNDINVLEASNLFSNLAQGIAPPANYFIGGKEYHQGYYLADGIYPKWSTLVQTIHDPRGPKKKYFAMKQESCRKDVERAFGVLQSRFAIVASPARAWQKKHLQDIMTACIIMHNMIIEDERDLDTPIEDALEAPTPNVEMITDQNIRFQEFLARYKNIRDREAHFALRDALIDHLWDLYSNSVN, encoded by the coding sequence ATGaattatcaaaattttcattttttcaatTCAGCATCATCTAGCTCATCTGATGAATTTGATTCACATGTTCAAGATCAATTTGAGTCCATCAACGAAACAGAAAATTTATTGGGGAGTCTAGCAACCAATAACACAATTTTAGCGGCTTCATATGCTGAGCAACATGAAGTTGAAGTCAAACATGGAGGGTCGATTCCCGGTCATATCGTAATTCCGCGTGATCGAGAATTGGCGGATCGTAATCTTTTCAACGATTATTTTGCTGATAATCCAAGATACAATGAAGCAATGTTTCGAAGACGTTTTCGAATGTCACGAGGCCTTTTTTTTCGTATTGTTGAGGCTGTAAAGAATCATGATCGTTATTTCATACAACGAGTAGATGGTCTTGGTCGGCTGGGACTCTCTACTAATCAAAAAATTACTGCTGCAATGCGGATGTTGGCATACGGTACACCAGCGGATGCTGCTGATGAATATATTAAGATAGGAGAATCAACTACAATTCAATGCCTTCAACGTTTTTGTCGGGATATTGTAGAGGTGTTTGCAGAGCGATACCTAAGGTCACCTACCTCCATTGATATTGATAGACTACTGCATATTGGTGAAAAACGTGGATTTCCTGGAATGTTGGGAAGCTTGGACTGTATGCATTGGAGATGGAAAAATTGCCCAACAGCATGGGCAGGACAATACGCGGGTCGTAGTGGTTCTCCGACCATTATTTTGGAAGCGGTTGCTGATTATGATCTTTGGATATGGCATGCATTTTTTGGTATGCCAGGATCTAACAATGACATCAACGTTCTTGAGGCATCAAATCTTTTTTCAAATCTTGCGCAAGGTATCGCTCCTCCAGCAAATTACTTTATTGGTGGAAAAGAGTATCATCAAGGATATTACTTAGCCGATGGTATATATCCTAAATGGTCAACTCTTGTGCAAACAATTCATGATCCACGCGgtcccaaaaaaaaatattttgcaatGAAACAAGAGTCATGTAGGAAAGATGTCGAACGCGCATTTGGAGTACTTCAATCACGATTTGCAATTGTAGCATCTCCAGCACGTGCTTGGCAGAAAAAACACTTGCAAGATATAATGACTGCATGCATTATAATGCACAATATGATTATCGAAGATGAGCGTGACTTGGATACACCAATCGAAGATGCGTTGGAAGCACCAACTCCAAATGTGGAAATGATTACGGATCAAAATATAAGATTTCAAGAATTTCTTGCTCGGTATAAAAACATAAGGGACAGAGAGGCTCACTTCGCACTACGAGATGCACTAATCGACCATTTATGGGATTTATATAGTAATTCCGTTAATTAA
- the LOC140814881 gene encoding glutathione S-transferase T3-like — MASNARTASYSYQEDIHLCHVYLDISQDPIIGINQSRNQFWSRVEQSYNSSRAPDMTEVRNKRSVQSRMGLILAAISKLKACIQQVEQLHPSGASDMDIIIRAKELMKQDSNFKKGFKFDHVWSIMKDMEKFAASSNHSRSTIQRGIEFFDSQQSDTQATDSPKSASPGLSPFEINLSDENIGGTSSQRPLGVKKAKLKKKKDEYMSQTIESMRLGQEKILEIIQTGNAYREHNKELQIKRMQQTERKLEQNETKIEQNRQMLDLTRFQEENKILVIDLNSIQDPSLRENFRAEQSRILSEREERKRARDSLDYGKYFGDIGGSGSSLPPF, encoded by the exons ATGGCTTCGAATGCACGAACTGCTTCTTATTCATATCAAGAAGACATACACCTTTGTCATGTTTATCTTGACATTTCCCAAGATCCTATCATAGGCATAAACCAATCTCGAAATCAATTTTGGAGTCGTGTCGAGCAAAGCTACAACAGTTCCAGAGCACCCGACATGACTGAAGTTCGTAACAAAAGATCTGTGCAATCTCGTATGGGCTTAATATTGGCGGCGATTAGTAAATTAAAAGCATGCATCCAACAAGTTGAACAACTCCATCCAAGCGGTGCTTCAGATATGGATATT ATAATTCGTGCGAAAGAGTTAATGAAACAGGATTCTAATTTCAAGAAAGGTTTTAAGTTTGATCATGTATGGTCTATTATGAAAGATATGGAGAAATTTGCAGCTTCGTCAAATCATTCAAGGTCAACAATTCAAAGAGGTATTGAATTTTTCGACTCTCAACAATCGGACACACAAGCAACGGATTCCCCCAAATCAGCGTCCCCTGGATTATcaccatttgagattaatttaagtgatgaaaatattggTGGTACTTCGTCACAGCGGCCACTTGGAGTGAAAAAAgcaaaattaaaaaagaaaaaagatgaaTATATGTCACAGACAATTGAATCAATGCGATTAGGACAAGAAAAAATTCTGGAAATAATCCAAACTGGAAATGCTTATCGTGAACATAACAAAGAATTACAGATAAAACGTATGCaacaaactgaacgaaaatTGGAACAAAATGAAACAAAAATAGAACAAAATCGACAAATGTTGGATTTGACTAGGTttcaagaagaaaacaaaattttggtAATCGATCTCAACTCAATTCAAGATCCATCTTTGCGTGAAAATTTTAGGGCCGAACAGTCAAGAATTTTGAGTGAGAGGGAAGAAAGGAAACGTGCACGTGATAGTCTCGACTATGGAAAATATTTTGGAGACATTGGAGGATCTGGATCCAGCTTACCTCCGTTTTAA
- the LOC140813789 gene encoding beclin-1-like protein, whose amino-acid sequence MKKSESGSNMVDKGRILPADPNLPRFLCQNCHQNLCFVGVDSYADKFLAPGQGSSMHGSSSIIGSTRMDNSYVVLPKQRNQIPGVPPRPRGGAVIPDASQSGKAIDESFVVLPPPAASVYKCEPGTDGNGTNSTLPRGDPTNSPMQQNNSGFHSTITVLNRAFDIATTQTQVEQPLCLECMRILSDKLDKEVEDVNRDVLAYEACLQRLEGEAKTVLSDAEFLKEKLKIEEEERKLEAAIAETEKQCREVTSELKELELKSARFKELEERYWLEFNNFQFQLISHQEERDAILAKIEVSQAHLELLKRTNVLNDAFPIWHDGEFGTINTFRLGRLPKVQVEWDEINAAWGQACLLLHTMAQYFRPKFQYRIKILPMGSYPRIMDSSNNTYELFGPVNVFWSTRYDKAMTLFLACLKEFAEFANSKDKEKNIPSEKCFKLPYKIENDKVENYSITQSFNKPENWTKALKYTLCNLKWALYWFVGNTNFQPLTASASASASEVSGVGSLYSKHPSDSKLQSHDTGFL is encoded by the exons ATGAAGAAAAGTGAAAGCGGGAGCAATATGGTGGACAAGGGTCGGATATTGCCGGCGGACCCGAATCTACCACGATTCCTCTGCCAGAACTGCCACCAGAACCTATGCTTCGTCGGAGTCGATTCTTACGCCGATAAATTCCTCGCCCCCG GGCAAGGTTCTTCAATGCATGGTTCTAGTAGTATTATAGGTTCAACGAGAATGGACAATTCATATGTCGTGTTGCCAAAGCAAAGGAATCAGATTCCCGGCGTCCCTCCTCGTCCTCGAGGAGGAGCTGTGATTCCTGATGCTAGCCAGTCTGGGAAAGCAATAGATGAGTCATTTGTTGTATTACCTCCACCAGCTGCTTCTGTGTATAAATGTGAACCTGGAACTGATGGAAATGGGACCAATTCGACATTACCACGGGGTGATCCCACTAATTCTCCTATGCAACAGAATAATTCAGGTTTCCACTCCACTATAACAGTCCTAAATCGTGCATTTGATATTGCCACAACACAAACACAG GTTGAGCAACCTTTATGTCTTGAATGCATGCGAATATTGTCTGATAAACTTGATAAGGAGGTTGAAGATGTGAATAGGGACGTACTAGCATATGAAGCATGTCTTCAACGTTTGGAAGGGGAAGCAAAAACCGTTCTTAGTGATGCTGAGTTTCTTAAGGAGAAACTGAAG atagaagaagaagaaagaaaactTGAAGCGGCAATTGCAGAAACAGAAAAACAATGCAGGGAAGTGACCAGCGAACTAAAAGAACTGGAGTTGAAGTCTGCCCGTTTTAAGGAGCTGGAAGAGCG aTACTGGCTGGAGTTCAATAactttcagtttcagttgatcTCACATCAG GAAGAGCGGGATGCTATTCTGGCTAAAATTGAAGTTTCGCAAGCTCATTTAGAGTTGTTAAAGCGTACCAACGTGCTAAATGATGCCTTTCCTATTTGGCATGATGGAGAGTTTGGAACCATCAATACCTTTAGGCTGGGAAGACTTCCAAAAGTTCAG GTTGAGTGGGATGAGATAAATGCTGCATGGGGACAAGCTTGCCTTCTCCTTCATACAATGGCTCAGTACTTCCGGCCAAAGTTTCA ATACCGAATTAAGATTCTTCCTATGGGGAGTTATCCTCGCATAATGGACAGCAGTAACAATACTTATGAACT ATTTGGGCCTGTGAATGTATTCTGGAGCACTCGTTATGACAAAGCCATGACATTGTTCCTAGCCTGCCTAAAGGAGTTTGCAGAGTTCGCAAATTCGAAggataaagaaaaaaatattcctTCCGAGAAATGTTTTAAGCTTCCATACAA GATTGAAAATGATAAAGTGGAAAACTACTCCATTACGCAGAGCTTCAACAAACCAGAGAATTGGACCAAAGCTTTGAAATACACCCTTTGCAATCTGAAATGGGCTCTCTACTGGTTTGTTGGCAATACAAATTTCCAGCCTCTGACTGCTTCTGCTTCTGCTTCTGCTTCTGAAGTATCAGGCGTAGGTTCTCTGTACAGTAAACATCCTTCTGATTCTAAGTTACAATCCCATGATACAGGCTTTTTGTAA
- the LOC140815301 gene encoding uncharacterized protein yields the protein MKSTKNLSEDTQNSHDRKPTNLVSHGCKSELPNNIAETPVPDSVSISVSSNDKKKVSREDIELVQNLIERCLQLYMNKDVVVKTLLNRARIDPRFTNLVWQKLEEENPDFFRAYYIRLKLTKQIISFNNLLQHQYDMMKYPMSPKVPLAPMQNKIHPIPANNLPMGYPVMQQPSLTAAGQPHIDPMGYSTTSCHIVHGIPAPGNYLHMPMNPGNDMAIDPSGADVLPIIPPSNGIPSMSDTPLSPTSVASSSHFPFTASDISGMEVDTSALDTAFTSDVASSVELQLPPENRAENSRDSLRSLDHIPWNFSLSDLTADLSNLEDLGALGNYPSSPFLASDSDLLLDSAEQDDLVEEFFVDSDIVPGQCQLSDEEKHTSP from the exons ATGAAGAGCACAAAG AACCTGTCGGAGGATACACAAAACTCTCACGACAGAAAGCCTACTAATCTTGTTTCCCATGGCTGCAAAAGTGAATTGCCTAATAATATTGCCGAGACTCCTGTGCCAGACTCAGTTTCCATTTCTGTATCAAGCAATGATAAAAAGAAAGTTTCCCGTGAGGACATTGAACTT GTTCAGAATTTGATAGAACGATGTCTACAATTGTATATGAATAAAGACGTGGTGGTAAAGACCCTACTGAACCGAGCCAGGATAGATCCTAGGTTCACAAATTTAG TGTGGCAGAAACTGGAAGAAGAAAATCCCGACTTTTTCCGGGCATACTACATAAGGTTGAAACTGACGAAGCAAATTATCTCATTCAACAACCTGCTTCAGCACCAGTATGATATGATGAAGTATCCAATGTCTCCAAAGGTTCCGTTGGCGCccatgcaaaacaaaatccatcCAATTCCTG CCAACAACTTACCTATGGGATACCCAGTCATGCAGCAGCCTTCACTTACTGCTGCAGGGCAACCTCATATTGATCCTATGGGCTATTCCACGACTAGCTGTCACATTGTCCATGGAATTCCCGCTCCAGGAAATTATCTTCATATGCCCATGAATCCTGGAAACGA TATGGCGATTGACCCATCTGGGGCTGATGTATTACCCATTATTCCACCAAGCAACGGTATTCCATCCATGTCGGATACGCCTCTGAGCCCAACTTCAGTGGCATCCAGTAGCCATTTTCCCTTTACAGCATCAGATATATCTGGCATGGAAGTTGATACTTCAGCCCTTGACACTGCATTTACATCAGACGTGGCTAGTTCAGTCGAACTACAGCTTCCACCAGAAAATAGAGCTGAGAATTCTAGAGATTCCCTAAGATCCTTGGACCACATTCCGTGGAATTTTAGCCTTTCAGACCTGACAGCAGATTTATCAAACTTGGAAG ATCTAGGAGCTCTTGGAAATTATCCCAGCTCGCCTTTTTTAGCTTCTGATTCAGATCTTCTACTTGATTCGGCAGAACAAGATGATTTAG TGGAAGAGTTCTTTGTTGACTCTGATATAGTTCCAGGGCAGTGCCAACTGTCGGATGAAGAGAAACACACATCACCATGA